The following proteins come from a genomic window of Leptospira bandrabouensis:
- a CDS encoding anthranilate synthase component II — protein sequence MFLLIDNYDSFTYILYQYLNQIIPTTVIRHDEDLPLDLQNKYKAVVLSPGPGLPKTSGKLMSHLNSIYKEMPVLGICLGHQAIGEMFGAKLEQTPEVFHGRPSEILHNGEGVFKNLPNGFLANRYHSWAVSKVSLPNELEVTAETKDGVIMGIRHRKWKKVFGVQFHPESILTENGQTLLRNFYEEVIQ from the coding sequence ATGTTCCTTCTCATCGACAACTACGATTCATTCACTTATATTCTGTACCAATACCTGAACCAAATCATACCAACAACTGTCATTCGGCATGATGAAGACCTACCTTTGGATCTACAAAACAAATACAAAGCTGTTGTATTGTCACCGGGTCCAGGTCTTCCCAAAACTTCAGGAAAACTCATGTCTCATTTAAATTCCATTTATAAAGAAATGCCGGTTCTCGGAATTTGTCTCGGCCACCAAGCGATTGGAGAAATGTTCGGAGCCAAATTGGAACAAACTCCTGAAGTGTTCCATGGTCGGCCCTCGGAAATCCTACATAATGGAGAAGGTGTCTTTAAAAACCTTCCCAATGGATTTTTAGCTAACAGGTACCACTCTTGGGCTGTCTCGAAAGTTTCTTTACCAAACGAATTGGAAGTGACAGCGGAAACCAAAGATGGAGTCATAATGGGAATTCGTCACAGAAAATGGAAAAAGGTCTTTGGGGTTCAGTTTCATCCGGAATCCATCCTCACGGAAAATGGGCAAACCTTACTCCGCAACTTCTATGAGGAAGTTATCCAATGA
- a CDS encoding ABC transporter ATP-binding protein encodes MKYFLRLLSYSVHYRERFVLGLVFALLTAVLNGISLTALIPLFDSLGGDKNNRFHLDLTLPEKTILVQEVLLGVDSLDGLERIKRLIISAKLQINEFTKDMEPKEVVWAVCIAVFPLYLLKLGTYLLSVYCIATAGYKAVRDIRQELFQKVQRLPLTYFYKEKTGLIMSRVINDAEIVAAVISSNLRDAVINFFYVLTHLMILIYLNSELLLLACLTIPVVIMPVTLFTRKISSSTARFQEKLADLNSHIQEFISGIKVIRTFRQEKQDLKKFDNINYKVYRRTFKGQFYLQMAPSLVELTSSIVVLGYFAMGAKFIYSGKFTQGEFMAFLLTLLFLLRPLTQLSQMVGKITQANAAGKRIFEIIDRDSEVVEHGDETVLEKIEKGIQFDDIHFSYPGTNQEVLKGINLDIKLGETYAFVGTSGSGKSTMMDLIPRFFDPTAGKILIDGMDIRNYSLKSLRKKIGIVTQEIFLFHGTIADNIAYGTGAATRKEVIRAARLANAHDFITNMENGYDTVIGVRGLDLSGGQRQRLVIARALLRNAEILILDEATSALDAESERLVSRALERLFKNRTTFIIAHRLSTVRRVKNIVVIEEGEIREKGDHDSLLAQNGIYKKLYDSQFAEAEIQI; translated from the coding sequence ATGAAATATTTTTTAAGACTATTGTCCTATTCTGTGCACTACCGGGAACGATTTGTTTTGGGACTCGTGTTTGCACTTTTGACGGCCGTTTTAAATGGAATTTCTCTTACAGCACTCATTCCCCTATTCGATTCGTTAGGTGGTGATAAAAACAATCGTTTCCACCTAGATTTAACTCTTCCTGAAAAAACGATCCTTGTCCAAGAAGTTCTTTTGGGTGTTGATAGTTTGGATGGCTTGGAACGTATCAAACGTCTGATAATCTCTGCAAAACTTCAAATCAACGAATTCACAAAGGATATGGAACCCAAGGAAGTGGTTTGGGCAGTTTGTATCGCTGTATTCCCACTTTATCTTTTAAAACTGGGAACCTATCTTCTTTCTGTTTATTGTATCGCCACGGCTGGATATAAGGCCGTTCGAGACATTCGCCAGGAATTATTCCAGAAAGTCCAGAGGTTGCCTCTTACCTATTTTTATAAAGAAAAAACCGGACTGATTATGAGTCGGGTTATCAATGATGCAGAGATTGTAGCAGCCGTTATTTCGAGTAACCTTCGTGATGCGGTCATTAACTTCTTTTACGTTTTAACTCATTTAATGATTCTGATTTATTTAAATTCAGAACTATTACTCCTGGCATGTCTTACTATTCCCGTAGTGATAATGCCTGTAACTTTGTTTACACGAAAAATTTCTTCCTCTACAGCAAGGTTCCAAGAAAAACTTGCTGATCTCAATAGCCATATCCAAGAATTCATTTCAGGAATTAAGGTCATCCGCACGTTTCGCCAAGAGAAACAAGACCTTAAAAAATTTGATAATATCAATTACAAGGTGTATCGAAGGACTTTCAAAGGCCAATTCTACTTACAAATGGCCCCAAGTCTTGTCGAACTTACTTCATCCATCGTGGTGCTAGGTTACTTTGCTATGGGTGCCAAATTTATTTATTCAGGTAAGTTTACCCAAGGTGAGTTTATGGCCTTCCTTCTTACCTTGTTATTTTTACTTCGTCCGCTTACCCAACTTTCACAAATGGTTGGAAAAATCACCCAAGCCAATGCTGCAGGGAAACGGATTTTTGAAATTATCGATCGTGATTCGGAAGTGGTTGAACATGGGGATGAGACAGTCCTCGAAAAAATAGAGAAGGGGATTCAGTTTGACGACATTCATTTTTCTTATCCAGGAACAAACCAAGAAGTTTTAAAAGGAATCAACTTAGATATCAAACTGGGTGAAACTTATGCCTTTGTTGGAACCAGTGGTTCTGGCAAATCAACTATGATGGATTTGATTCCTCGTTTTTTTGATCCAACAGCTGGCAAAATTTTAATTGATGGAATGGACATTCGAAACTATTCCCTAAAATCTCTTCGTAAAAAAATTGGAATTGTCACTCAGGAAATTTTTCTCTTTCACGGAACGATTGCAGATAACATTGCTTATGGGACTGGTGCTGCGACCAGAAAAGAAGTGATTCGTGCGGCACGTCTTGCCAATGCCCATGATTTTATTACCAATATGGAAAACGGCTATGATACCGTCATTGGAGTACGTGGACTTGACCTGAGTGGTGGCCAAAGACAACGCCTTGTCATTGCCAGAGCTTTGTTACGAAACGCAGAAATTTTGATTTTAGATGAAGCTACCAGTGCCCTTGACGCCGAATCCGAAAGGTTGGTTAGCCGAGCTTTGGAGCGGCTCTTTAAAAATAGAACTACTTTTATCATTGCACATCGCCTTTCCACAGTAAGACGGGTGAAAAATATTGTAGTGATTGAAGAGGGCGAAATCAGGGAAAAAGGTGATCATGATTCTTTACTTGCCCAAAACGGAATTTATAAAAAATTATATGACAGCCAATTTGCAGAAGCGGAGATTCAGATATGA
- the hflX gene encoding GTPase HflX translates to MELARLVGEISVEIGRQVGLLIERTGYVTHLIVGNDHSIEIPHLDRYRVAHSRLRGLRLFHTHLKEHPLNQEDLMDLVLNRFDSITAACVGADGIPKFFFSAFINPDPDAKEPWILSPKQYPGQLKYGYTEQVEALESEFTKKTSNLKESQKENRAFLVGVYDVRKMKRSPEHSMAELKELCRTAGIHVVDTYVQKRDPDPRTVVGKGKLQEIILTSVHKDIEHLIFDLELTPSQAKKISDASDLKIIDRTQLILDIFSKNAKSRDGKLQVELAQLKYLKNRLSELDDNMSRLTGGIGGRGPGETKLEIGNRRVEEKITRLENELKDLKRRRELNRKARSRNEIPIVGIVGYTNAGKSTLLNALTNSTVIAEDKLFATLDPTTRRIRFPEEREIIISDTVGFIHDLPPDLSQAFKATLEELGDADLLLHVVDSTNANYAEQMEAVDTILNSLQLNEIPRMVVFNKADGLDEETRLSFEKNEALLVSAVTREGLSHLLDLIEDELWKKKDQNPNLISITNS, encoded by the coding sequence ATGGAGCTCGCAAGGCTCGTGGGCGAGATTTCCGTGGAAATTGGTAGGCAGGTAGGCCTTCTCATTGAGAGGACAGGTTATGTCACTCATTTGATTGTTGGGAACGACCATTCGATTGAAATTCCCCATTTGGATCGGTATCGTGTGGCTCATTCGAGGCTTCGTGGCCTTCGACTCTTTCACACACACCTCAAAGAACACCCGTTAAACCAAGAAGATTTGATGGACCTTGTCCTCAACCGATTTGATTCCATCACGGCTGCTTGCGTGGGTGCCGATGGAATTCCTAAATTCTTTTTTTCTGCCTTTATCAATCCAGATCCCGACGCAAAGGAACCTTGGATTCTTTCTCCCAAACAATACCCAGGCCAATTGAAGTATGGATACACGGAGCAAGTGGAAGCACTCGAGTCCGAATTCACAAAAAAAACATCCAACCTCAAAGAATCACAAAAAGAAAACCGAGCCTTCCTTGTGGGTGTGTATGATGTCAGGAAGATGAAACGTTCCCCAGAACATTCCATGGCAGAACTCAAAGAACTTTGTCGCACAGCAGGAATTCATGTTGTGGATACTTATGTTCAAAAAAGAGATCCCGATCCCAGGACTGTTGTAGGAAAAGGTAAGTTACAAGAAATCATTCTAACTTCAGTTCACAAAGACATTGAACATTTAATTTTTGATTTGGAACTCACACCTTCGCAGGCCAAAAAAATCTCGGATGCCAGTGATTTAAAAATCATCGATCGCACCCAACTCATTTTGGATATCTTTTCCAAAAATGCAAAATCACGAGATGGAAAACTCCAGGTGGAACTGGCCCAACTCAAATACTTAAAAAACCGACTTTCCGAATTGGATGACAATATGAGTCGCCTAACAGGTGGTATTGGAGGAAGAGGGCCTGGGGAAACTAAGTTGGAAATTGGTAACAGACGTGTGGAAGAAAAAATCACTCGTTTGGAAAATGAACTAAAAGACCTCAAACGTCGTAGGGAATTAAACCGCAAGGCTCGTTCCCGAAATGAAATTCCCATTGTGGGAATTGTTGGTTATACGAATGCAGGAAAATCAACCCTTCTCAATGCCCTCACGAATTCTACTGTCATTGCCGAAGACAAATTATTTGCAACTTTAGATCCTACAACTCGTAGGATTCGTTTTCCCGAAGAAAGAGAAATCATCATTTCTGATACTGTAGGTTTTATCCACGACCTTCCGCCAGACCTTTCCCAGGCCTTTAAGGCCACATTGGAAGAATTAGGGGATGCGGATTTATTACTCCATGTAGTCGACTCCACAAACGCAAATTATGCGGAACAAATGGAGGCGGTAGATACGATCCTCAACTCACTGCAATTGAACGAAATTCCCCGAATGGTGGTTTTTAACAAAGCGGATGGGTTGGATGAGGAAACTCGTCTTTCCTTTGAAAAGAATGAGGCACTCCTTGTTTCTGCTGTGACCCGCGAAGGTTTGTCTCATCTTTTGGATTTAATTGAAGACGAACTTTGGAAAAAAAAAGATCAGAACCCTAACTTGATATCTATTACCAATTCGTAA
- a CDS encoding response regulator has protein sequence MKKVLIVDDNDRYANNLKSYFDSKNISSDRAVDAKEGLALFTKNPNYDMIVSDVTMETQTSGLWMMRQIYKSGYKGVLVIASTGFDVMGVMPFSSLFLPWFCGLHWMIPKVPLKQGTVEWVPTALSKGKSNPF, from the coding sequence ATGAAAAAAGTTTTAATAGTAGATGATAATGACCGTTATGCGAACAATCTAAAATCATATTTTGATTCTAAAAATATATCCTCGGATCGTGCTGTGGATGCAAAGGAAGGATTAGCCCTTTTTACAAAAAATCCAAACTATGATATGATTGTTTCGGATGTGACTATGGAAACCCAAACATCAGGTCTCTGGATGATGCGCCAAATATACAAATCCGGTTATAAGGGAGTTCTTGTGATTGCTTCGACTGGATTTGATGTAATGGGTGTGATGCCGTTTTCTTCTCTATTTTTACCTTGGTTTTGTGGTCTTCATTGGATGATTCCGAAAGTTCCTCTCAAACAAGGGACGGTAGAATGGGTTCCCACCGCCCTTTCCAAAGGAAAATCTAATCCTTTCTAG
- a CDS encoding YebC/PmpR family DNA-binding transcriptional regulator: MSGHSKWATIRRKKGAIDAKRGAIFTRIAKEISVAAKEGGGDQEGNPRLRLAVTKAKAANMPKDNIERAIKKGTGGLEGMVYEECLYECYAPGGVAIMVDVLTDKKSRTTPEIKSILTKLGGSLANAGAVSRFFERKGQITLKADQISEEALFDLALGAGAEDIQVNDGMYVVITAPAEYEAVQSALSTKGLNMEESEIKYIAMTTVEVNDKETAEKVMKLIDNLEANDDVQGVSSNFELGEGVELD; encoded by the coding sequence ATGTCAGGACACTCGAAATGGGCGACGATTCGAAGAAAAAAGGGAGCCATTGATGCCAAAAGAGGCGCCATCTTTACAAGGATTGCCAAAGAAATTTCCGTAGCAGCGAAAGAAGGTGGTGGAGACCAAGAAGGAAACCCAAGATTACGCTTAGCTGTCACGAAAGCAAAAGCCGCCAATATGCCTAAAGACAACATTGAACGTGCCATCAAAAAAGGTACGGGTGGACTCGAAGGTATGGTCTACGAAGAGTGTCTGTACGAATGTTACGCACCTGGTGGTGTTGCCATTATGGTGGATGTTCTTACTGATAAAAAATCCCGTACAACTCCTGAAATTAAAAGCATTCTAACCAAACTCGGTGGTTCCCTCGCCAATGCAGGTGCCGTTTCTCGTTTTTTTGAAAGAAAAGGACAAATCACCCTAAAAGCAGACCAAATTTCTGAAGAAGCGTTGTTTGATTTGGCACTCGGTGCTGGTGCCGAAGACATCCAAGTGAATGACGGAATGTATGTTGTAATTACAGCTCCTGCAGAATATGAAGCTGTCCAATCTGCCCTTTCTACAAAGGGCCTAAATATGGAAGAATCAGAAATTAAATACATTGCGATGACAACTGTCGAAGTAAACGACAAAGAAACCGCAGAAAAGGTGATGAAGTTAATTGATAACCTAGAAGCCAATGACGACGTGCAGGGTGTAAGTTCCAACTT
- a CDS encoding HEAT repeat domain-containing protein, whose protein sequence is MFQKGQDIIWKSSLWVVLVLLISCSTSKPYQLTDVSPKYKEYQGSDLDPHKSKSVTIPVTKNRKYDEFIQEAHKAIALLEFGENVALRADSKKTVGEPVDKEMQAAAYLEEDLPVVIAKLPGLIQTNQDLIDSVPNDFDGPAIGRVSYELGNILDSLKQNSPKAIGIQNAIRHLRSDSGNYNQGKDIAEKDIKPVVEDPVIITNEVETPKKIEKIIPNKVENPSKISIKRLNRKAKVTGKAKVTDQINESVKKEEEVLSEEEKKDREYTDQIRKGLVQVFQWEYYRKPKNLEKILTTHPIPRVRAAAALALGRLKAGRVSLENAIDKDGYQVRPAAYKALSDIGDKRSLSYFIAGTKAEDPEVIAVSYEGLGKTKDPAGREMILTTGLASEYVVIVSGALRGLAYHKLDADVEVFSKFLKSNDQDIKEACLEALAIHGSRESLRILEKFVSEEPNMALLAIDEISKNPSLSATFALIRLNESQTDEKINKRIGESLLRRKAFGKYAIILIEDDYLRAEPNERSRPVSYIKNKEIGLILSETKKEFAVRIGEDILTDKYIQVKMESTLPGARDAFVTGWVFYPKLDIIEVKQLGSDGNSGKYSNLKKGKHNNLFNPIEEIKVPRKD, encoded by the coding sequence ATGTTTCAAAAGGGTCAAGACATAATTTGGAAGAGCAGTTTATGGGTGGTCCTTGTTCTGTTGATCAGTTGTTCCACCTCAAAACCATACCAATTAACAGACGTTTCACCAAAGTATAAAGAATACCAAGGTTCGGATTTAGACCCGCATAAATCAAAATCTGTCACAATCCCTGTGACTAAAAACCGTAAGTATGATGAGTTTATCCAAGAAGCACATAAGGCCATTGCTTTACTTGAGTTTGGAGAAAATGTTGCTCTTCGTGCTGATAGCAAAAAAACAGTCGGCGAACCAGTAGATAAGGAAATGCAAGCGGCTGCCTATTTGGAAGAAGATTTGCCTGTCGTTATTGCCAAGCTGCCAGGACTCATCCAAACCAACCAAGATCTCATTGATAGCGTTCCCAATGATTTTGATGGCCCAGCCATTGGTCGTGTCAGTTATGAATTAGGTAATATTCTAGATTCATTAAAACAAAACAGTCCTAAAGCAATTGGTATCCAAAACGCGATTCGACATTTACGTTCTGATTCAGGGAACTACAACCAAGGCAAAGATATCGCTGAGAAAGATATAAAACCAGTAGTGGAAGATCCAGTCATTATAACGAATGAAGTGGAAACTCCCAAAAAAATTGAAAAAATAATTCCTAACAAAGTAGAGAATCCATCTAAAATTTCTATCAAACGACTCAATCGCAAAGCAAAAGTAACAGGAAAAGCTAAAGTTACCGATCAAATCAATGAGTCAGTAAAAAAGGAAGAAGAAGTTCTCTCCGAAGAAGAAAAAAAGGACAGAGAGTATACAGACCAAATTCGTAAAGGGTTGGTTCAGGTTTTCCAATGGGAATACTACCGAAAGCCAAAAAACTTAGAAAAGATTTTAACCACTCATCCTATCCCTCGTGTGCGCGCTGCTGCTGCACTGGCGCTTGGTAGATTAAAGGCAGGCCGAGTTAGTTTAGAAAATGCCATCGATAAAGACGGATACCAAGTAAGACCTGCTGCCTATAAAGCTTTGTCTGATATTGGAGATAAACGTTCCCTTTCTTATTTTATAGCCGGAACCAAAGCAGAAGATCCAGAAGTGATCGCTGTGAGTTACGAAGGTCTGGGAAAAACAAAAGATCCAGCAGGACGTGAGATGATCCTTACAACAGGACTCGCCTCAGAATATGTGGTGATTGTTTCGGGTGCCTTACGCGGTCTCGCCTATCACAAACTAGATGCTGATGTCGAAGTATTTAGTAAGTTTTTAAAATCGAATGACCAAGATATTAAAGAAGCATGTCTTGAAGCTCTTGCGATTCATGGAAGTAGAGAAAGTCTTAGAATTTTGGAAAAATTTGTTTCGGAAGAACCAAACATGGCATTACTTGCCATTGATGAAATTAGCAAAAATCCATCTTTATCTGCAACCTTTGCTCTCATTCGATTGAATGAGTCGCAGACTGATGAAAAAATAAATAAACGAATTGGTGAATCCTTACTTCGTCGTAAGGCATTTGGTAAGTATGCGATCATCCTCATTGAAGATGATTACCTCCGGGCAGAACCAAACGAACGTTCGAGACCTGTTTCTTATATCAAAAACAAAGAGATTGGTTTAATTCTTTCTGAAACTAAAAAGGAATTTGCCGTGCGGATCGGGGAAGACATTCTCACTGACAAATACATCCAGGTGAAAATGGAATCTACACTTCCGGGAGCACGCGATGCCTTTGTCACAGGTTGGGTATTTTATCCGAAACTAGATATCATTGAAGTGAAACAACTTGGCAGTGATGGAAATTCTGGAAAGTATTCCAATTTGAAAAAAGGAAAACACAACAATCTCTTCAACCCAATTGAAGAAATCAAAGTTCCTAGAAAGGATTAG
- a CDS encoding acyl-CoA dehydrogenase family protein translates to MIDFSITDEQKALRDLAKDFAKNEMIPKAEHHDHTGEYPKEILKKAFDVGLMNMHIPVEYGGSGLGVLDELIASEELFYGCSGMATAILANNLALAPVLLGADDYVMKKFIQPMTENFTLAAYAVTEPGAGSDVAGIRTTAKRVGDEYIINGSKMWITNAGHADWFFVLAKTDPNAGHKGMTGFIVDAKSPGIIVGKKEKNMGQRCSDTRGVTFEDVKVPKENMIGKEGEGFKIAMGAFDQTRPAVAIGAVGVARAALDHSIRYANTRNAFGKPISVNQGVSFMIAEMARDIEAGRLLCWQSAWLIDNKFRNTYQASIAKVFCADMAMRVTTDAVQIFGGYGFNEEYPVEKLMRDAKIFQIYEGTSQIQRVIISKFLNDGVGIETPNA, encoded by the coding sequence ATGATCGACTTTTCTATCACCGATGAACAAAAAGCCCTACGCGACTTAGCGAAAGATTTCGCCAAAAATGAAATGATTCCCAAGGCGGAACACCATGACCACACAGGTGAATATCCGAAAGAAATTTTAAAGAAAGCTTTTGATGTAGGTCTTATGAATATGCATATCCCCGTGGAATACGGTGGGTCTGGCCTCGGTGTTTTGGATGAACTGATTGCTTCGGAAGAGTTATTTTACGGATGTTCTGGAATGGCCACAGCCATCCTAGCAAACAACTTGGCACTTGCGCCTGTATTGTTAGGTGCGGATGATTATGTGATGAAAAAATTCATCCAACCAATGACTGAAAATTTTACATTGGCTGCTTATGCAGTAACGGAGCCAGGAGCTGGTTCCGATGTGGCTGGAATTCGAACTACGGCAAAAAGAGTGGGTGACGAATACATCATCAACGGATCCAAAATGTGGATCACAAACGCAGGTCATGCAGATTGGTTTTTTGTTTTAGCAAAAACAGATCCAAATGCGGGTCACAAAGGTATGACAGGTTTCATCGTCGATGCCAAATCTCCAGGAATCATCGTTGGTAAAAAAGAAAAAAATATGGGACAACGTTGTTCCGACACTCGTGGTGTTACTTTTGAAGATGTAAAAGTTCCAAAAGAAAACATGATTGGAAAAGAAGGAGAAGGGTTCAAAATTGCGATGGGCGCTTTTGACCAAACTCGTCCTGCCGTGGCAATTGGAGCTGTCGGTGTGGCACGTGCGGCACTCGATCATTCTATCCGTTACGCAAACACTCGTAATGCGTTTGGGAAACCAATTTCTGTAAACCAAGGTGTTAGTTTTATGATCGCTGAAATGGCTCGTGACATCGAAGCAGGAAGACTCCTTTGTTGGCAATCAGCTTGGCTTATCGATAACAAATTCAGAAATACTTACCAAGCATCGATTGCAAAAGTTTTTTGTGCAGATATGGCTATGCGCGTTACAACGGATGCAGTACAAATCTTTGGTGGTTACGGATTCAACGAAGAATACCCAGTCGAAAAATTGATGCGTGATGCAAAGATCTTCCAAATCTATGAAGGAACTTCGCAGATCCAAAGAGTCATCATTTCTAAATTTTTAAATGATGGTGTTGGAATCGAAACTCCTAACGCGTAA